The following coding sequences are from one Epinephelus fuscoguttatus linkage group LG7, E.fuscoguttatus.final_Chr_v1 window:
- the LOC125892311 gene encoding twist-related protein 2-like, giving the protein MREEEQSNDDHPEGGVVSSEENTGRPPSNACPVVVATPGVTGRKRQTGSPTEDHVTAVTPASSGHNGKVKPGEDVQIYTLNGPKRLKRSPQHRPPSSGPSLSPGSGPSPGDLSALEDPHGQRVIANIRERQRTQSLNEAFASLRKIIPTLPSDKLSKIQTLKLASRYIDFLYQVLQNDEMDTKLAGCNYLAHERLSYAFSVWRMEGAWSTMSAGH; this is encoded by the coding sequence atgagagaggaggagcagtCTAATGATGACCACCCTGAGGGAGGGGTGGTTTCCAGCGAGGAGAACACAGGAAGACCACCTTCTAACGCCTGTCCTGTTGTCGTAGCAACACCAGGGGTCACCGGGCGTAAACGGCAGACAGGCTCACCTACGGAGGATCACGTTACAGCAGTAACTCCCGCTTCATCAGGACACAATGGCAAGGTCAAGCCAGGGGAGGACGTCCAGATCTACACCCTGAACGGACCCAAAAGACTCAAGAGGAGTCCTCAACATCGGCCGCCTTCCTCAGGCCCATCCCTTTCTCCCGGTTCTGGTCCTAGCCCTGGAGATCTCTCAGCCCTTGAAGACCCACACGGCCAGCGGGTGATTGCCAACATCCGGGAGCGCCAGCGGACGCAATCTCTGAACGAAGCCTTTGCATCGTTGCGTAAGATAATCCCAACGCTCCCCTCGGACAAACTGAGTAAGATCCAGACCCTTAAATTGGCGTCACGTTATATTGACTTTCTGTACCAGGTTCTGCAGAATGACGAGATGGACACTAAGCTGGCTGGGTGTAACTACCTGGCCCACGAGAGACTGAGCTATGCCTTCTCTGTCTGGAGGATGGAGGGGGCCTGGTCGACCATGTCTGCTGGTCACTAG